The segment GAGATCTACCGTGCACTCTTCACAGCAGTATTTCCGTGACGTGCGATATTGGCGTGAAACCTCCGCCCAATCTTCTGTATAGCCCTTTTCCTGCAAAGTCCGGGTGGCTCCACGCTGTGGATGGGCAGAGAAGAACGATGCATAGCGTTCGAAGAAAGCCTCAAAGGAGAAGTCCTTGAAGATCGTTCCCTTGCGCCGCCCGGGAACGGCGTAGCCGTCATAATTGAGTGTGTTCAGACAGTACTTGCATACCTTGAGATCCGTTACTCCCTTCGTGCCACTCTTGTTGTCATGGATGGTGAAATTGCCATCAATGGCTTGAGTCGCCCGATATTTGGCGTCGTATTTGCCAGTCTGTTTCATTTTTTCCAGGTGAGTACAGAAGGCGATATGCATTCGATTGCCATCATTGCCATCCAGCAAGGCCTTCTCAAAGCGCTCACTGTAATGGCCTGGCATATACATCATGATTTGTTGACCATTTAAGGATAACAAACCACTCCCCGATCCCGTAATGATTCGCTTAAGCGTCTCGGGATCTAAATCAATCCCCCCAGCACCGGCGACAGGCACATAAGGACCGGATTCCCCTAGATCTCCTATAGGGGGATCTGGAGGAGGATCCACTATATGGGGGGGCGCAGGCTCAAGAATTACCTTGGCCCTGTTTTGCCCCATCTTGTTGACATTACTCCAGAGCTGTCCAAGATCGATCTCCAGCTTCATTGGCCGACCTCATCGAGAATCGCGCGAATCTGGCTTTCGGCATTGGTCAGAATGCGGAAGCTTACACGGCGCGAGCGTTCCGCATTTTCCTGCTGATTCTCATCCAGCTCCGGATGAGCCGAGGAGTAACCGACCGCAGCGGTCGTCTTCTTGACCCATGACTTGTCAGCCTGGGTCTCCGGCAGCTGATAAAGATATCCCAGTACGGAACGCGTTCGGTCCTGCGAGAGCTGCATGTTCAGAAAGTAAGCCTCGTCATCGCTGACACGATGGTTCCAGCGGCTGGAGGTGTGGCCCTCGATACGCACTTCTTGGATTCTGTCCTTGAAAGGCGCGAGCACCTTGAGATAACGCGGATAGAAATCGCTAAGAATCTGCTCGAAGCGTGGGCGAAGGCTGGCCGAGCCGGTGGCAAACAGCACCTCCGGTGACTGGAAGGTGAAAGCCAGCGTTTCAGGGTCTATCTCCGCTTCCCAGCCAGAGAGGTCATCCGAGAACTCATCCTGCAAGGCCCTCAGGATAGCGACCTGAGTATCCTGATAGGCCTTGGCGACATCAGTGACGCCCTGGCGTACCTGATTGGCATGCATCATCAAGGCGACGGCGATCAGCAAGAACACCATCATCAGCCCTGCCATCAAGTCAGAGACGCTGAGCCAATGGTGTTCCTCTTCGCTACCGGCCGCGCTGCCACGACCGAAGACGGCATCAAGACGACTCATCAGAAAGCTCCTTCCTTGTCAGCCTGCTGAATGATGCGATGCATCTCGTTGGTCAAGCGACCGTAATCATTGGTGAAGCCTTGAGTAATGGTTGTCAGTGCGCTTCCCATTTCATTCATGACTTTCAGAAGTTGAACCTGTGTTTCTTTATTGAGTGTCTCGAATTGGCCATTGAGTGATTTTTGAGTGTCTTCGGTTACTTTCTTGAGTGCACCTTGCAGTTGCTCCTGAGCCGACGTCAGCTGGCCTTGATACTGCTTCAGGCCATTTTCCAGCGTCTCGCGCAGTTGCTTCTGATTGGTTTCTCCGGCCTCGCCAAGCTGGCGGGTAAGCTGGGAGGAGTGTTCGCCTAGCTTGTCGCTGAGGGAGGTCACTTGTTGTTCCGCGATCTCGATTCCCTTGCGATGCGTCTCGCTCAGACGGGCGGAGCTTT is part of the Cobetia sp. L2A1 genome and harbors:
- a CDS encoding HNH endonuclease; protein product: MKLEIDLGQLWSNVNKMGQNRAKVILEPAPPHIVDPPPDPPIGDLGESGPYVPVAGAGGIDLDPETLKRIITGSGSGLLSLNGQQIMMYMPGHYSERFEKALLDGNDGNRMHIAFCTHLEKMKQTGKYDAKYRATQAIDGNFTIHDNKSGTKGVTDLKVCKYCLNTLNYDGYAVPGRRKGTIFKDFSFEAFFERYASFFSAHPQRGATRTLQEKGYTEDWAEVSRQYRTSRKYCCEECTVDLNDYPYLLHSHHVNANKQDNRDENLRALCIDCHSKQPYHDHMVVSIEDRHLIAQLRQRQDMPAPADWRHVFDLADPGMNGVMHFLQHNQVPIPAVGLDIQDDNEAVVATLELAWPVAKLAIAITDEDAVAARQQGWNTLSVEQVLAHPDYFVKNLG
- a CDS encoding OmpA/MotB family protein; amino-acid sequence: MSRLDAVFGRGSAAGSEEEHHWLSVSDLMAGLMMVFLLIAVALMMHANQVRQGVTDVAKAYQDTQVAILRALQDEFSDDLSGWEAEIDPETLAFTFQSPEVLFATGSASLRPRFEQILSDFYPRYLKVLAPFKDRIQEVRIEGHTSSRWNHRVSDDEAYFLNMQLSQDRTRSVLGYLYQLPETQADKSWVKKTTAAVGYSSAHPELDENQQENAERSRRVSFRILTNAESQIRAILDEVGQ